The DNA segment CGAAAAATCAGATCCCAGTTTACTGTGTATTGTGTTAATGCAGCATCAGTGGAAAagaaatacacacacagatacacacgcaGCTAGACACAACACAATTCTGCAATGATTGTTGTTAACATTAGAAGTGCACGATTAACAAAACTGCCTTTTATCTTTCTCACAGCTGTAAAAATGGAGGAATCTCTTCCCCCTGGCACCAGCTTAAAATGCACAATCTGTAACTTCACAGCAGATTCGCTTCTTACATTCCAGCACCACATCCTCTCACACCTGTCACAGGCAGCCTTCAGATGCAATCACTGCCACATCAGCTTCCAGAACCACAGGGAGCTGCTGCAGCATCAAGACTTACACAGCCACTCTGGGAAAATTCTCAAGGAGAGCGACAGTGAGAACTCCCCAAAAGCAGGAGAGGAAGCTCTGCAGGCGGCACGAGCGGAACTATCAGCCAGAAAGGATGTGGTCATGCAAAGTCCCAAGAGCACGCCCAACAAGGCCAACAGTCCTGATGGAGAGCTTGAACGACCCGAGAAAAAACCTGCTCTTGGACTGCAGAAGGGGGAAATTCACCCAGGCAGCAAGGCTAGTTTCTCATACACAAGAATCAAATCAGAACCCTCGAGTCCACGTCTAGCCTCCTCTCCTGTCCAGCACAATATGGGCCCATCCTTTCCCATGGGTCCATTCTTATCGCAGTTTGCATTCTCTCAGGATATTTCGGTGGTACCGCAAGCATCCGAGATCTTAGCAAAAATGTCAGAGCTGGTGCATCGTAGGCTACGCCATGGAGGAAACAGCTACCCACCTGTTATCTACAGTCCTCTAATGCCCAAAGGGGCGACTTGTTTTGAATGCAACATCACCTTCAATAATCTTGATAACTACTTGGTTCACAAGAAGCACTATTGTACCAGTCGCTGGCAGCATATGGCAAAGTCCCCAGATTTCTCGAGTGTCCCAGACAAGGTTTCTGATGCCATAAGTCCCAACAGTGGCCATAGTTCAGTCGGAATGCTCCCAGGATGCCTCCCATCTGAGACCGACAGTCATCTTGTGACAACAGCATGCTTGAATTCGTCTGTTTTGGATATTATGAACGCAGGTGGGAAAGTGCCGGAGAAAGACCTTACTGGGCAGGTAAAAAAGGTTACTACACCAACAGGTGTTGAAGAAAGACTCGGAGGAAAACAGCCCGAGGTGAAGAGTCCAAGCACGGCTTTGGTGGAGTGTGAAAACGACCCGAACAAGACTACCTGTGAGGCATGCAATATCACCTTTAGTCGGCACGAAACGTACATGGTGCACAAGCAGTACTACTGCGCCACTCGCCATGACCCACCCATGAAACGTATGTCTGCTAAGGTACCTGCCATGCAGCGGACGATGAGAACACGCAAGCGGAGGAAGATGTACGAAATGTGTCTTCCTGACCAAGATCAAAGGCAGGCCATAGGTCCACAACCCGGATTCTTGGGTATGCCTACTCTAGGAAACCCTTGTACGTCCCAGGAGACTGTGGAAAGTCTAGCCGACCGCTTCCATCCTCGATGTGACATCTTTTCAGGCCTTGTCCCTAAACATTTAGATGTTTCCCTTGCTGTCTCTAAACCCATCCTTGCCCCCAAAAGTAATACCATTGCAGACCCACAAGAACTAGATGCACCAATAGACCTCAGCAAAAAGTGCTCACCTCACCAGGACAAGTCGTGCAACTCCCCCAAAAGACTCTTGGACTATCATGAATGTACCGTGTGCAAGATAAGTTTTAACAAAGTGGAGAACTACCTAGCCCACAAACAGAACTTTTGCCCCATCTCAACTGCTCAGCACAGTGAGATTGGCACTCTGGAGCAGCCGATGTTCCCGACCATGAAGAGTGAAGGCAATAATTCTGATGACATCTTTGACAAGAGTTCTGTGAAATGTGAGAAAAATGGTGGCAACAAGCTGATACAAAATGGAGGACTGTTTCCACCACACCTTGGTCTGGCGGTGCCAGATCTGAAAGCTTTCAATGAATCACAGCTCATGACCTCAAAAGATGAGAACAAGAACATGTTTTTGCCACACTGTCTCTATCCAGGAGCAATAAAGAAGGTTAAAGGTACCGAGCAAATATCACCATATTTCGGGATCAAGAGCAGTGACTACATGTCAGGGAGTCTCGTTATGCAGGGCGACACAGCCGAGCAGGAGCAAAGCAGTAATGGCGCAGGTGAGCCAGGCACAGAACAACCTGCAACTAATGGCTGTCCCCATCCTGGCAAGGAGCCACTGCCCCTGCTACCCAAAAACAGGGGCATGGTGATCGTTAATGGCGGACTTAATGAGGAGTGCCAGACAACAGCGACGCCCCAGCAAGAGAATCAACCTCACAACACCACATCACC comes from the Myxocyprinus asiaticus isolate MX2 ecotype Aquarium Trade chromosome 15, UBuf_Myxa_2, whole genome shotgun sequence genome and includes:
- the LOC127453085 gene encoding zinc finger protein ZFPM2-like, translated to MSRRKQSNPRQIKRPMDGGLDEEEEECISDGNELAMKEEFSVEENFAADFEPDNLTCEDMEYFCGKGEENGNREMGEKEMETDTEKVRHPPLEPEEWDGPRELDLFNKDGIRRIHSRQQLPVGTTWGPFEGKIELNTDGSAQKTKSYVPLVLNTGPRWLQDVTWQGTDDNKNNCVVYSKGGQLWCTTTKNIMEGEELVPFAVDFDSRLQAVNHMSLGEGMYPARLLDTIQLLPQQAAMASILPTAIVNKDIFPCKACGIWYRSERNLQAHLMYYCSGRQREPDKVHEETEASAYQTPSICPFPQCNKSFSNPRALEMHLSSHSTVKMEESLPPGTSLKCTICNFTADSLLTFQHHILSHLSQAAFRCNHCHISFQNHRELLQHQDLHSHSGKILKESDSENSPKAGEEALQAARAELSARKDVVMQSPKSTPNKANSPDGELERPEKKPALGLQKGEIHPGSKASFSYTRIKSEPSSPRLASSPVQHNMGPSFPMGPFLSQFAFSQDISVVPQASEILAKMSELVHRRLRHGGNSYPPVIYSPLMPKGATCFECNITFNNLDNYLVHKKHYCTSRWQHMAKSPDFSSVPDKVSDAISPNSGHSSVGMLPGCLPSETDSHLVTTACLNSSVLDIMNAGGKVPEKDLTGQVKKVTTPTGVEERLGGKQPEVKSPSTALVECENDPNKTTCEACNITFSRHETYMVHKQYYCATRHDPPMKRMSAKVPAMQRTMRTRKRRKMYEMCLPDQDQRQAIGPQPGFLGMPTLGNPCTSQETVESLADRFHPRCDIFSGLVPKHLDVSLAVSKPILAPKSNTIADPQELDAPIDLSKKCSPHQDKSCNSPKRLLDYHECTVCKISFNKVENYLAHKQNFCPISTAQHSEIGTLEQPMFPTMKSEGNNSDDIFDKSSVKCEKNGGNKLIQNGGLFPPHLGLAVPDLKAFNESQLMTSKDENKNMFLPHCLYPGAIKKVKGTEQISPYFGIKSSDYMSGSLVMQGDTAEQEQSSNGAGEPGTEQPATNGCPHPGKEPLPLLPKNRGMVIVNGGLNEECQTTATPQQENQPHNTTSPDEQNSPTWGTENPPDPNENVSPTSKSPMEESAPVSKGINGSAQPAGTGKYCRLCDIQFNNLSNFITHKKFYCSSHAAEHVK